One Flavobacteriales bacterium DNA segment encodes these proteins:
- the purH gene encoding bifunctional phosphoribosylaminoimidazolecarboxamide formyltransferase/IMP cyclohydrolase, producing the protein MNNFIQPKNALISVFYKDGLGPIVEELSRLGVNIYSTGGTQAFIEDLGAEVKRVEDLTSYPSILGGRVKTLHPKVFGGILSRRELKSDNEQLKEYDIPEFDIVIVDLYPFEETVASGADEQSIIEKIDIGGISLIRAAAKNFKDVTVISSKDDYSEFHSILKEKNGTTIEERRRFATKSFHISSHYDSAIFSYFDNDDSAFKFSIPNGTALRYGENPHQKGVFYGNLDGFFDQLHGKALSYNNLLDVDAAVHIISEFEDTTFAILKHNNACGIASRDALKEAYIDALAGDPISAFGGILVCNSELDLETANQINTLFFEIIIAPSYQNEALEVLKSKKNRIILVQKETVLPNRQFRTILNGVLEQDKDVSIDRVENMKTVTKIEPSKQQLADLEFASKVCKNTKSNAIVLVKNNQLLASGVGQTSRVDALKQAIAKAKQFDFELEGCVMASDAFFPFADCVEIAHEAGVKAVIQPGGSIKDQLSIDYCDENKMVMVMTGTRHFKH; encoded by the coding sequence ATGAACAATTTTATTCAACCCAAAAATGCTCTAATTTCCGTTTTCTATAAAGATGGATTAGGACCAATCGTAGAAGAGTTAAGTCGATTGGGAGTTAATATTTATTCAACCGGAGGCACACAAGCCTTTATTGAAGATTTAGGAGCTGAAGTTAAGCGTGTAGAAGATTTAACGTCATACCCCTCAATTTTGGGTGGTAGAGTAAAGACATTACACCCAAAAGTTTTTGGAGGTATACTAAGCCGAAGAGAATTAAAATCTGACAATGAGCAGTTGAAAGAATATGATATTCCTGAATTTGATATAGTAATTGTTGACCTTTATCCTTTTGAAGAAACCGTTGCCTCTGGAGCTGATGAGCAGTCCATTATTGAAAAAATTGATATTGGCGGGATTTCTCTCATACGAGCTGCAGCTAAAAACTTCAAAGACGTAACAGTCATTTCTTCAAAAGACGATTATTCAGAATTTCACTCAATATTAAAAGAGAAAAATGGAACGACTATTGAAGAGCGAAGACGCTTTGCTACTAAGTCATTTCATATCTCATCTCATTATGACAGTGCTATATTCTCATACTTTGATAATGATGATTCAGCTTTTAAATTCAGTATACCAAACGGCACAGCTTTACGATATGGAGAAAACCCTCACCAAAAAGGCGTTTTCTATGGAAATTTAGACGGCTTTTTTGATCAGCTTCATGGGAAAGCATTATCCTACAATAATTTACTTGACGTAGATGCTGCTGTACATATCATCTCTGAATTTGAAGATACAACCTTTGCTATTCTAAAACATAATAACGCTTGTGGTATTGCCTCAAGAGACGCTTTGAAAGAGGCCTATATTGATGCTCTAGCGGGAGACCCTATTTCTGCTTTTGGAGGCATTCTTGTTTGCAACTCTGAGCTTGATTTAGAAACAGCAAATCAAATTAACACATTATTCTTCGAAATTATTATTGCTCCATCCTATCAAAATGAAGCCCTCGAAGTGTTGAAATCCAAGAAAAATCGTATTATATTAGTGCAGAAGGAAACGGTTCTACCAAACAGACAATTCCGTACAATACTAAACGGTGTTCTTGAGCAAGATAAAGACGTTTCTATTGACAGGGTAGAAAACATGAAAACGGTAACAAAAATTGAACCAAGTAAACAGCAATTAGCCGATTTAGAATTTGCCAGTAAAGTGTGTAAAAATACTAAATCAAATGCAATTGTATTAGTTAAAAACAATCAACTGCTAGCGAGTGGAGTAGGACAAACATCAAGAGTTGATGCCTTAAAACAAGCTATTGCAAAGGCAAAACAATTTGATTTTGAACTTGAAGGTTGTGTTATGGCTTCTGATGCATTCTTCCCCTTTGCAGATTGTGTAGAGATTGCACACGAAGCTGGTGTAAAAGCAGTAATACAACCCGGCGGGTCAATAAAAGATCAACTATCAATTGATTATTGCGATGAAAATAAAATGGTTATGGTAATGACCGGAACTAGACACTTTAAACATTAA
- a CDS encoding rod shape-determining protein, with protein sequence MGFFDFMTQEIAIDLGTANTLIIHNDKVVVDEPSIVAKDIILGKVVAIGKKAQQMHGKTHKTIETIRPLKDGVIADFSAAEQMIRGMIKMIPRRKTLFSPSLKMVVCIPSGITEVEKRAVKDSAEHAGAKEVFLIHEPMAAAIGIGVDVLEPKGNMIIDIGGGTSEIAVISLGGIVTDRSIRVAGDNFTTDIRIYMRNHHNIDIGERMAEKIKINVGAALQELDEPPPNFAVHGRDLMSGIPKEIIVTYKEIARALDQTISQIEQAVLAALGQTPPELSADIYNTGIYLTGGGSMLRGLDKRISLKTKLPVYVAEDPLRAVARGTGIALKNTDNFPFLIR encoded by the coding sequence ATGGGTTTTTTCGATTTTATGACGCAAGAGATTGCAATTGACTTAGGCACTGCAAATACTCTAATTATACACAACGACAAAGTGGTTGTAGATGAACCCTCAATTGTTGCAAAAGACATCATACTTGGAAAAGTAGTCGCTATTGGTAAAAAAGCCCAGCAAATGCATGGGAAAACGCATAAGACAATTGAAACTATTCGTCCTCTAAAAGACGGTGTAATTGCAGACTTCTCTGCAGCTGAGCAAATGATTCGTGGAATGATTAAAATGATTCCTAGACGTAAAACATTATTTTCTCCATCTTTAAAAATGGTAGTTTGTATTCCATCTGGTATTACTGAGGTTGAAAAAAGAGCCGTAAAAGATTCTGCCGAACATGCTGGTGCTAAGGAAGTTTTCTTGATCCATGAACCAATGGCTGCCGCTATTGGAATTGGAGTAGATGTTCTTGAGCCTAAAGGAAATATGATTATTGATATAGGTGGTGGGACATCAGAAATTGCTGTTATTTCATTAGGGGGTATTGTCACTGACCGCTCTATAAGGGTTGCTGGAGATAACTTCACTACGGATATTCGCATTTACATGAGAAATCATCACAATATAGATATCGGTGAACGAATGGCTGAAAAGATTAAAATTAATGTAGGCGCAGCTCTTCAAGAACTAGATGAGCCACCACCGAACTTTGCTGTACATGGTAGAGATTTAATGAGTGGTATTCCTAAGGAAATCATTGTTACTTACAAGGAAATTGCACGTGCCTTGGATCAAACCATATCTCAAATTGAACAAGCAGTTTTAGCCGCATTAGGTCAAACACCTCCTGAATTATCTGCTGACATTTATAACACTGGAATATATTTAACTGGTGGTGGATCAATGCTCAGAGGACTTGACAAAAGAATTTCTTTGAAAACAAAACTGCCTGTTTACGTTGCTGAAGATCCTCTGAGAGCAGTAGCAAGGGGAACAGGTATTGCACTTAAAAATACGGATAACTTCCCATTTTTAATTCGATAA
- the fbp gene encoding class 1 fructose-bisphosphatase, whose product MSKITTLAEFITEQQILKPEATGNLTRLLYDISIAAKIVNREINKAGLVDILGEVGDENVQGETVKKLDIYANDAFISSLNAGGQCAAIASEENEDIIVLDGTNAEKGRYLVCMDPLDGSSNIDVNVSVGTIFSVLKRKETNVKVTEDEFFVAGTEQVAAGYVIYGSSTMLVYTTGNGVNGFTLDPSIGEFCLSHPNIKTPLNGEIFSINEANEKVMPEGVRKYAQFCHETKDGKRTHTARFMGSLVADFHRNMLKGGIYIYPNTNAAPTGRLRLLYECSPLAWIIEEAGGKASDGFKRIMDIKANDLHQRVPFFIGSTEMVEKAEKFMQDN is encoded by the coding sequence ATGAGCAAAATCACAACACTAGCAGAATTTATTACTGAACAACAAATTCTAAAACCCGAAGCTACAGGAAATCTTACTCGATTATTGTACGATATTTCAATAGCTGCCAAAATAGTAAATAGAGAAATTAATAAAGCTGGTTTAGTAGATATATTAGGTGAGGTAGGTGATGAAAATGTACAAGGAGAGACCGTTAAAAAACTAGACATTTACGCCAATGATGCTTTTATTTCTTCTTTAAACGCTGGCGGACAATGTGCTGCTATAGCTTCTGAAGAAAACGAAGACATAATTGTTTTAGATGGTACTAATGCTGAAAAAGGAAGATACCTCGTCTGTATGGATCCATTAGACGGCTCATCAAATATTGATGTAAACGTTTCAGTAGGAACAATCTTTTCAGTTCTAAAAAGAAAAGAAACAAATGTAAAAGTAACGGAAGATGAATTTTTTGTAGCAGGAACAGAACAAGTAGCTGCAGGCTATGTCATCTATGGCTCATCAACCATGTTGGTATATACTACTGGTAATGGGGTAAATGGATTTACTTTAGACCCATCCATTGGTGAGTTTTGCCTTTCACATCCAAATATAAAAACACCTTTAAATGGAGAGATTTTCTCTATCAATGAAGCTAATGAAAAAGTGATGCCTGAAGGTGTTAGAAAATACGCACAGTTCTGCCACGAAACAAAAGACGGAAAACGTACACATACTGCTCGTTTCATGGGTTCATTAGTTGCTGATTTCCATAGAAATATGCTTAAAGGTGGAATTTATATTTACCCTAATACCAATGCTGCTCCTACAGGTAGGCTAAGACTTTTATACGAATGCTCACCACTAGCATGGATTATCGAAGAGGCAGGCGGAAAAGCATCAGACGGCTTTAAGAGAATTATGGACATCAAGGCAAACGATTTGCACCAAAGAGTGCCCTTCTTTATTGGCTCAACGGAAATGGTTGAGAAAGCCGAAAAATTCATGCAGGATAATTGA
- a CDS encoding ABC transporter permease, whose product MILFRLFSESLRFAWHAIVNNKLRTFLSLLGVTIGILAVISVFTIVDSLERNVRDSINKLGSDVLYIQKWPWGSSDGGEYKWWDFMSRPEVEISEMRKLSAKSQKSQAIAFMNSANRTLKYGNNSIEGVDVLAVSYDWKDIRSFDLINGRYFTEQEIESGKNQVIIGSNVARALFNSYDSFGETIKIRGEKALVVGVFSLEGEDITGNSLDNTVVVPVTFGQRLMNKRRSNPRIIAKAKVGVSNEEMKDELSGIMRSIRRLKPTLPNNFAMNEISLISNQLDGLFSVIGLAGWIIGGFSILVGGFGIANIMFVSVKERTKLIGIQKSLGAKNSFILYQFLFESVFLCLIGGILGLFLVFILTAIINNFSDFEIVLTIENIFLGLSVSAIIGIVSGIVPALSASKLDPVEAIRR is encoded by the coding sequence ATGATTTTATTTCGATTATTTTCTGAAAGTCTTCGTTTTGCATGGCACGCTATTGTTAACAATAAGTTGCGTACTTTTTTGTCACTCCTTGGTGTTACCATCGGAATATTAGCCGTTATCTCAGTATTTACAATTGTTGATTCGTTGGAGAGGAATGTGAGAGACAGCATCAACAAATTGGGTAGTGATGTGCTTTACATTCAAAAATGGCCTTGGGGTTCGTCTGACGGAGGAGAATACAAATGGTGGGATTTCATGAGTAGACCAGAGGTTGAAATCTCTGAGATGCGAAAATTGTCGGCTAAGTCTCAAAAGTCACAAGCGATAGCATTTATGAATAGTGCCAATCGAACCTTAAAATATGGCAATAATAGTATTGAAGGTGTAGATGTTCTTGCCGTCTCTTATGACTGGAAAGATATTAGAAGTTTTGATTTGATTAATGGACGGTATTTTACCGAGCAAGAAATTGAAAGCGGAAAAAATCAGGTTATAATCGGAAGTAATGTGGCAAGAGCGTTGTTTAATAGTTACGATAGCTTTGGTGAAACTATAAAAATCAGAGGCGAGAAAGCTCTTGTTGTAGGAGTATTTTCTTTGGAGGGGGAAGATATAACTGGCAATTCGCTTGATAATACTGTTGTAGTTCCAGTCACTTTTGGGCAAAGACTAATGAATAAAAGACGTAGTAATCCAAGAATTATTGCTAAGGCAAAGGTTGGTGTTTCTAATGAAGAAATGAAAGATGAGCTCTCTGGTATTATGAGGTCAATACGCCGATTGAAACCAACACTGCCTAATAATTTTGCCATGAACGAAATTAGTTTGATAAGCAATCAACTTGATGGTCTTTTCTCAGTAATAGGCTTAGCAGGTTGGATTATTGGTGGGTTCTCAATCCTTGTTGGGGGGTTTGGTATTGCAAACATCATGTTTGTTTCCGTAAAAGAAAGAACCAAGCTAATTGGTATTCAAAAATCACTTGGAGCTAAGAATAGCTTCATTTTGTATCAATTTTTATTTGAGTCTGTTTTTTTGTGTCTGATTGGAGGCATTTTGGGCCTTTTTCTTGTGTTTATTTTGACTGCAATCATCAACAATTTTTCAGACTTTGAAATTGTCTTAACTATTGAAAACATCTTTTTGGGATTATCAGTTTCAGCTATTATAGGGATTGTTTCAGGAATAGTTCCTGCTCTGTCTGCATCGAAGCTTGACCCTGTTGAAGCAATAAGACGATAA
- the mreC gene encoding rod shape-determining protein MreC, which produces MRNLIELINKYNHQILFILLEIFAFFLIIQNNSFQKAAFINSTNGVTATSFLVISNVKSYFSLKSTNELLLMENAKLKSLISYQQNDSISSTSPSHFIPATIINNSVARADNYITIDKGKVDGIKKGMGVISNNGVIGIVKETSKHFSSVLSILHTKSKVSVVIKKNNHFGSLQWDGKNYKKAKIYDIPSHVNLQLGDTITTSGFSYIFPSNTIVGVISDIKTKEADKFHNLRMSFVEDLKEVKYVNVCQLLKKEEKELLEKQINNE; this is translated from the coding sequence ATGCGAAACTTAATAGAATTAATAAATAAATACAATCATCAGATTTTATTTATTCTTCTTGAAATTTTTGCATTCTTTTTAATTATTCAGAATAATAGTTTTCAAAAAGCTGCCTTCATCAATTCAACAAATGGCGTAACTGCCACTAGCTTTTTAGTAATCAGTAATGTAAAGAGTTACTTTTCTTTAAAAAGCACTAATGAGCTTTTACTGATGGAGAATGCAAAACTTAAAAGTTTAATAAGTTATCAGCAAAATGATAGCATTAGCTCAACATCACCTAGTCATTTTATCCCTGCAACCATCATTAACAATTCAGTAGCTCGCGCTGATAATTATATTACCATTGATAAAGGTAAAGTTGATGGCATAAAGAAAGGTATGGGAGTAATAAGCAATAATGGCGTCATTGGTATTGTAAAAGAAACCTCAAAACACTTTAGCAGTGTATTATCTATTTTACATACTAAAAGTAAAGTAAGTGTTGTCATCAAAAAAAACAACCACTTTGGCTCATTACAATGGGATGGAAAAAATTATAAAAAAGCTAAAATTTATGACATTCCTTCTCATGTAAACTTGCAATTAGGCGATACAATAACTACAAGCGGATTTTCATATATTTTTCCATCCAATACCATAGTAGGTGTAATTAGTGATATTAAAACTAAGGAAGCCGATAAATTTCATAACTTAAGAATGTCGTTTGTTGAAGATTTAAAAGAGGTGAAATATGTTAACGTTTGTCAACTTTTAAAAAAAGAGGAAAAAGAATTGTTAGAAAAACAAATAAACAATGAATAA
- the mfd gene encoding transcription-repair coupling factor: MKSTELKDIYKNHPCFTSITKCFEENSSAKYHIKNLVGAQSVLIATQSVKSIKRPQFFILNDKEEAAYFLNDLETLLQKKALFYPSSYRRPYQLEETDNANILLRTEVLNSLNHRNLPIIVSYPEAIFEKVISQEQLKKNSLDIQVNDTISIDFLNDCLQEYHFELVDFVIEPGQYSIRGGIVDIFSFSNELPYRIEFFDEDVESIRTFDINTQRSKDKQKKVSIVPRFPVFSDNAQESILEFLPKNSKIWIVDTDSTRQKLNDLYEKATTHFDTIKDNTVNHIEPKKLFLDGDNFIKQLHGFGVVEFGNQFYFEANESYEFRSSPQPVFNKQFDLLIDDLEDSHKKGYNNFILCSGKEQINRFDSIIQDFEKEVYFTPLLLSLSKGFIDHQQKICFYTDHQIFERYHKFHLKTSFANKNAITLQQLNSLQPGDYVTHIDHGIGKFAGLHTIDINNKKQEAIKLIYKDNDTLFISIHSLHKIAKYSGKDGAEPKTNKLGSGAWQKTKAKTKSRVKTIAYDLIQLYAKRKEQKGHEFSPDSFLQHELEASFMFEDTPDQYKATQDVKKDMEHSMPMDRLICGDVGFGKTEIAIRAAFKAVADNKQVAVLVPTTILAMQHAKTFRKRLKGLPCKVDYINRFRTAKEQRETLKAVAEGEVDILIGTHRIVGKDVSFDDLGLLIIDEEQKFGVAVKDKLKTFKANVDTLTLTATPIPRTLQFSLMGARDLSVINTPPPNRYPVETEICTFDEETIRDAISYEISRGGQVYFVHNRIENIKEVAGLIQRLCPDAKIGIGHGQMDGKKLEELMVSFMENEFDVLVSTTIIESGLDIPNANTIIINNANTFGLSDLHQMRGRVGRSNKKSFCYLISPPNYSLTADARKRLNALEQFSELGSGFNISMRDLDIRGAGDLLGAEQSGFISDIGFEMYQKILDEAISELKEEEFKELYADEKNEDTFIEDCQLDTDMEILIPNNYVNSISERLKLYNELGSFETEEELVEFEAKLTDRFGQIPVEVNELIRSVKLRRLAKKIGFQRLSLKNTNMTGYFPSQDSPYFQSPTFGKVLDYLKHNHQHCEMKELKGKLIFRLRKIESIQEAIDSCQKLIS; this comes from the coding sequence TTGAAATCAACGGAGCTAAAAGACATTTATAAAAACCATCCGTGTTTTACCTCAATAACGAAATGTTTCGAGGAAAATTCCTCTGCAAAATACCACATCAAAAATTTAGTCGGTGCTCAAAGTGTACTAATTGCTACACAAAGCGTTAAGTCCATAAAACGCCCACAATTTTTCATTTTAAACGACAAAGAAGAAGCGGCTTATTTCCTTAATGACTTAGAAACATTACTTCAAAAAAAAGCACTCTTTTACCCAAGCTCATACCGAAGACCTTATCAGCTTGAAGAAACGGATAATGCTAATATCCTTTTAAGAACTGAAGTATTAAACAGTCTAAACCATAGAAACCTACCCATAATAGTAAGTTACCCAGAGGCTATTTTTGAAAAAGTAATTAGTCAAGAACAACTCAAAAAAAATTCACTGGACATACAAGTCAACGACACTATTTCAATAGACTTTTTAAACGATTGCCTACAAGAATATCATTTTGAGCTAGTCGACTTTGTTATTGAGCCTGGACAATACTCTATTAGAGGAGGTATTGTAGATATCTTTTCGTTTTCAAATGAATTACCATATAGAATTGAGTTTTTTGACGAAGATGTAGAAAGCATTAGAACATTTGACATTAATACTCAACGCTCTAAAGACAAACAAAAAAAAGTTAGTATAGTTCCTCGATTTCCTGTTTTCAGCGATAACGCACAAGAAAGTATTTTAGAGTTTCTGCCAAAAAACTCCAAGATATGGATAGTTGATACAGATTCTACTAGACAAAAATTAAATGACCTTTACGAAAAAGCAACTACACATTTCGACACCATAAAAGACAATACAGTAAATCATATTGAACCTAAAAAATTGTTTTTAGATGGCGATAATTTCATCAAACAATTGCATGGCTTTGGAGTCGTTGAGTTTGGCAATCAATTTTATTTTGAAGCCAATGAATCTTATGAATTCCGTTCATCCCCTCAACCCGTTTTCAATAAGCAGTTTGATTTATTAATTGACGATTTAGAAGATTCTCATAAAAAAGGCTACAATAATTTTATTCTATGCTCGGGTAAAGAACAAATAAATCGATTCGATAGTATTATTCAAGATTTTGAAAAAGAAGTTTATTTCACTCCTTTACTTCTAAGTCTTAGTAAAGGCTTTATTGATCATCAACAAAAAATATGCTTTTATACTGACCATCAGATATTTGAACGTTATCATAAGTTCCATTTAAAAACAAGCTTCGCCAACAAAAACGCCATTACCCTTCAGCAACTCAATAGCCTTCAACCTGGCGATTATGTCACTCATATTGACCATGGTATCGGAAAATTCGCTGGCTTACACACTATTGATATAAATAATAAAAAACAAGAGGCAATAAAGCTGATTTACAAGGATAATGACACCTTATTCATCAGCATTCATTCCTTACATAAAATTGCTAAATATAGTGGTAAGGATGGTGCAGAGCCTAAGACAAATAAATTGGGTTCAGGAGCTTGGCAAAAGACAAAAGCAAAAACAAAAAGCAGGGTTAAAACCATTGCTTACGACCTCATCCAGCTTTATGCTAAACGTAAGGAACAAAAAGGCCATGAGTTTTCTCCCGATAGCTTTTTACAACATGAACTTGAAGCCTCGTTTATGTTTGAAGATACGCCTGATCAATACAAGGCAACACAAGATGTGAAAAAAGACATGGAGCATAGTATGCCAATGGATAGACTCATATGCGGTGACGTTGGCTTTGGAAAAACTGAAATTGCCATACGTGCAGCCTTTAAAGCAGTAGCAGACAACAAGCAAGTCGCTGTATTAGTTCCGACTACTATTCTGGCTATGCAACACGCTAAAACGTTCAGAAAAAGACTGAAAGGACTTCCTTGTAAGGTCGATTATATTAACCGATTTAGAACAGCCAAAGAACAAAGGGAAACGCTGAAAGCCGTAGCTGAAGGTGAAGTTGATATCCTTATTGGTACACATAGAATTGTTGGTAAAGATGTATCCTTTGATGATTTAGGTCTACTCATTATTGATGAAGAACAAAAGTTTGGTGTTGCAGTGAAGGATAAGTTAAAAACCTTCAAAGCCAATGTAGATACCCTAACACTAACAGCAACACCCATACCAAGAACTCTACAGTTTTCATTAATGGGGGCTCGAGACTTATCCGTAATAAATACTCCGCCACCAAATAGATATCCAGTTGAAACAGAAATATGCACTTTTGATGAAGAAACAATTAGAGATGCCATCAGTTATGAAATTTCTAGAGGTGGTCAAGTGTATTTTGTTCATAATAGAATAGAAAATATAAAAGAAGTTGCTGGACTGATTCAACGCCTTTGTCCTGATGCAAAGATTGGTATTGGTCATGGGCAAATGGACGGAAAGAAGCTAGAAGAACTAATGGTTTCATTTATGGAAAATGAATTTGATGTTTTAGTTTCAACAACAATTATCGAAAGTGGTTTAGATATTCCCAATGCCAACACTATCATCATAAATAATGCTAATACTTTTGGGTTGAGCGACTTACATCAGATGCGTGGCCGTGTCGGAAGGTCCAACAAAAAATCATTCTGCTACCTCATCTCCCCACCTAACTATTCATTAACTGCAGACGCCAGAAAACGACTCAACGCATTGGAACAGTTTTCTGAATTAGGTAGTGGATTTAATATTTCTATGCGTGACCTTGACATCAGAGGTGCTGGTGATTTACTTGGAGCAGAACAAAGCGGATTTATTAGTGACATCGGCTTTGAGATGTATCAAAAAATTCTCGATGAGGCTATTTCTGAATTGAAAGAGGAAGAATTTAAAGAGCTATACGCCGATGAAAAAAATGAAGATACTTTCATTGAAGATTGTCAACTGGATACTGATATGGAAATACTTATTCCAAACAATTATGTAAACAGTATTAGTGAGCGACTTAAACTTTACAATGAACTGGGTAGCTTTGAAACAGAAGAAGAATTAGTTGAATTCGAAGCGAAACTTACAGACAGGTTTGGACAGATTCCAGTCGAAGTAAATGAACTTATTAGATCGGTCAAATTAAGGAGGCTAGCGAAGAAAATAGGCTTCCAACGCTTATCCTTAAAGAATACTAATATGACGGGCTATTTCCCCTCACAAGATAGCCCCTACTTTCAGTCACCAACATTTGGAAAAGTACTTGACTACCTGAAGCATAATCATCAACATTGTGAGATGAAAGAATTGAAAGGTAAACTGATTTTTAGACTGAGAAAAATTGAAAGTATACAAGAAGCTATTGACTCATGTCAAAAGCTTATCTCGTAA
- a CDS encoding GNAT family N-acetyltransferase: MDVVIRKGVKSDLPSVLELIKELADFEKALNEVTVTLEDLEKDGFGKHPYYWFIVAEQEGEIIGLSFYFIRYSTWKGRFLFLEDFVVKESYRNKGIGALLFEETIRIAKKLDVKGMTWQVLDWNKNAIRFYEKYNSDISAEWYNGKLTHEQLKQFTL; this comes from the coding sequence ATGGATGTAGTAATTAGAAAAGGGGTGAAATCAGATCTCCCCTCAGTTTTGGAGCTAATTAAGGAATTGGCTGACTTTGAGAAGGCCCTAAATGAAGTTACGGTTACCTTGGAGGATTTGGAGAAAGACGGCTTCGGAAAACATCCTTATTATTGGTTTATTGTGGCGGAGCAAGAGGGCGAAATTATTGGCTTATCCTTTTATTTTATTAGGTACTCAACGTGGAAAGGGCGTTTTCTTTTTTTAGAAGATTTTGTGGTGAAAGAGTCGTATAGGAATAAAGGCATAGGGGCATTACTTTTTGAAGAAACTATCCGTATTGCTAAAAAATTGGATGTGAAAGGAATGACTTGGCAAGTATTGGATTGGAATAAAAACGCTATTCGATTTTATGAAAAATATAATTCTGATATTAGTGCAGAATGGTATAATGGGAAACTCACTCATGAACAGCTTAAACAGTTTACACTCTAA
- a CDS encoding aspartate kinase, translated as MKVYKFGGASVKDAKGIRNVYSILKEDASSDKVVVISAMGKTTNMLEVVVNDYVNGLSPSLEDVKGFHYDIIKELFPENHSIFDEVNNLFVEIEWAIEDSPTSTYDFEYDQIVSVGELLSTKIVSAFLKQENYANYWLDARDIIRTDNTYRNARIDWELTTDLIHKVISPQGVYITQGFIGCTSENFTTTLGREGSDFTAAILSYVLETEEVVIWKDVDGMLNADPRFFEDAKLLNQLSFSEAIELAYFGAKVIHPKTIQPLKEKNIPLRVKSFLNPSNEGTIIFEDAEMIPFLPSFIIKENQILISISAKDLSFIVEDHMSHIFALFSKHGLRINVMQNSAVSFSACTDNDVQKVPALISELQSEYLVKYNEALTLCTIRHYSEEDITKVISDKSIVFEQKSRHTVQFVY; from the coding sequence ATGAAAGTATATAAATTTGGTGGAGCTTCGGTAAAAGATGCTAAGGGCATAAGGAATGTGTATTCTATTTTAAAAGAAGATGCCAGTTCCGATAAGGTTGTTGTTATTTCTGCAATGGGTAAAACGACCAATATGTTAGAGGTCGTGGTCAATGACTATGTAAACGGACTGTCTCCTTCATTAGAAGATGTTAAAGGGTTTCACTATGATATTATCAAAGAACTATTTCCAGAAAATCATTCCATTTTTGATGAGGTAAATAATTTATTTGTTGAAATCGAATGGGCTATTGAGGATTCTCCGACATCTACATATGATTTTGAGTATGACCAAATTGTTTCTGTTGGGGAATTATTGTCTACTAAGATTGTAAGTGCCTTTCTTAAGCAAGAAAATTATGCTAATTATTGGCTGGATGCTAGGGATATTATCAGAACAGATAATACTTATAGAAATGCTCGAATAGATTGGGAGTTAACCACAGACTTGATACACAAAGTCATTTCGCCGCAGGGGGTGTACATCACTCAGGGATTTATTGGCTGTACCTCAGAGAATTTTACCACTACTTTGGGGCGTGAGGGTTCTGACTTTACAGCAGCTATATTGTCTTACGTTTTGGAGACAGAGGAAGTTGTTATCTGGAAAGATGTTGATGGGATGCTAAATGCTGATCCGCGTTTTTTTGAAGATGCTAAATTGCTCAATCAATTGTCTTTTTCTGAGGCAATAGAGTTGGCTTATTTTGGAGCTAAAGTCATACACCCTAAAACCATTCAGCCATTAAAAGAAAAAAATATTCCATTGAGAGTAAAGTCATTTTTAAATCCTAGCAATGAAGGCACAATCATTTTTGAAGATGCAGAGATGATTCCTTTTTTGCCCTCATTTATTATTAAAGAAAATCAGATTTTGATTTCCATATCTGCAAAGGACTTATCCTTTATTGTGGAAGACCACATGAGCCATATTTTCGCTTTATTTTCAAAACACGGATTAAGGATTAATGTTATGCAAAATTCGGCAGTAAGCTTTTCAGCTTGTACCGACAATGACGTTCAGAAAGTGCCAGCGCTAATTAGTGAACTGCAATCGGAGTATTTGGTGAAATACAATGAGGCTCTAACACTTTGCACCATTAGACATTATAGCGAAGAAGATATCACAAAGGTAATAAGTGATAAATCAATAGTATTTGAGCAAAAAAGTAGGCATACTGTCCAATTTGTGTACTAA